One Labrus mixtus chromosome 12, fLabMix1.1, whole genome shotgun sequence DNA segment encodes these proteins:
- the LOC132984693 gene encoding E3 ubiquitin-protein ligase TRIM21-like — MSAASWMLTEDQFLCSICLEVFDDPVTIPCGHNFCKKCITEHWKANAPCQCPNCKKDFNTKPELHVNTFIAEMAAQFRRSAQQKESCSNPEQEVNEPRNVPCDVCTGPKLKALKSCLVCLASYCESHLEPHLTSSRLNRHQLIDPVENLEDRMCERHGKPLEMFCKNDQMCVCMHCAVLDHKTHDVVPLKEEYEEKKAELGKKEVEIEQMIQKRRQKIQEIKHSVELSDENAEREMAEGVQVLTALKESVERSQVEFIDTIKEKRRKTEKQAEGFIKELEQEISELEKRSADVEQLSRSEDHLELLQSFPSLNASQSTNDWTEVRVHPPSYEGTVVRAVSQLKETLSEQMKEMFEAELKRVQQYEVDVTLDPKTAGPELILSDDGKQVKCGDKKKTIEDSPERFEASCVLAKQNFSTGRFYYEVQVEGKTDWDVGVARESINRKGTIILTPQNGYWTILLRNEDEYSACANPSVSLSLSSQPEKVGVFVDYEEGLVSFYDVDDAALIYSFTDCSFTEKLYPYFDPFLNNDGKNSAPLIISPVNQTE, encoded by the coding sequence ATGTCGGCTGCGAGCTGGATGCTGACTGAAGATCAGTTCCTGTGCTCCATCTGTCTGGAAGTCTTTGACGATCCTGTCACCATACCATGTGGACACAACTTCTGTAAAAAGTGCATCACCGAACACTGGAAAGCTAACGCCCCGTGCCAGTGTCCCAACTGTAAGAAGGATTTCAACACAAAACCCGAGCTGCACGTCAACACTTTCATCGCTGAGATGGCCGCTCAGTTCAGACGGTCGGCTCAACAGAAAGAGAGCTGCAGCAACCCAGAACAAGAAGTCAACGAACCGAGAAACGTTCCCTGCGACGTCTGCACTGGACCTAAACTGAAGGCTCTGAAGTCCTGCCTGGTGTGTCTGGCCTCCTACTGCGAGTCTCACCTGGAGCCTCACCTGACATCTTCGCGTCTAAACAGACATCAGCTGATCGACCCCGTGGAGAACCTGGAGGATCGGATGTGCGAGAGGCACGGCAAGCCGCTGGAGATGTTCTGTAAGAACGACCagatgtgtgtctgcatgcactGCGCTGTGCTAGACCACAAGACGCACGACGTCGTTCCTCTGAAAGAAGAATACGAAGAAAAGAAGGCCGAGCTGGGGAAGAAAGAGGTGGAAATCGAGCAGATGATCCAGAAGAGACGACAGAAGATTCAGGAGATCAAACACTCAGTGGAGCTCAGTGATGagaatgcagagagagagatggcagAAGGTGTTCAGGTCTTAACCGCTCTGAAAGAATCTGTTGAGAGAAGCCAGGTGGAGTTCATCGACACAATCAAAGAGAAgcggaggaagacggagaaacAGGCTGAAGGCTTCATCAAGGAGCTGGAACAGGAGATCTCTGAGCTGGAGAAAAGGAGCGCTGATGTGGAGCAGCTCTCGCGATCTGAAGATCATCTAGAACTCCTCCAAAGCTTCCCGTCTCTGAACGCTAGTCAGTCTACCAATGACTGGACTGAAGTCAGAGTCCATCCACCTTCATATGAGGGGACTGTAGTGAGAGCTGTGAGCCAGCTGAAGGAGACGCTCAGCGAGCAGATGAAGGAGATGTTTGAGGCCGAGCTGAAGAGGGTCCAGCAGTACGAGGTGGATGTGACACTCGATCCTAAAACAGCAGGTCCAGAACTAATCCTGTCTGATGATGGAAAACAAGTTAAATGTGGTGATAAAAAGAAGACCATTGAAGACTCTCCAGAGAGATTTGAAGCTAGTTGTGTCTTAGCAAAGCAGAATTTCTCTACAGGCAGATTTTACTACGAGGTTCAGGTTGAAGGGAAGACTGACTGGGATGTGGGAGTGGCCAGAGAGTCGATCAACAGAAAGGGAACAATCATACTGACTCCTCAGAATGGTTACTGGACGATATTGTTGAGGAATGAAGATGAGTACAGTGCTTGTGCTAACCCTTCAGTTAGTCTCTCTCTGAGTTCTCAGCCTGAGaaggtgggggtgtttgtgGACTATGAGGAGGGTCTGGTCTCTTTTTATGACGTTGATGATGCAGCTCTGATCTACTccttcactgactgctccttcaCTGAGAAACTCTACCCATACTTTGATCCCTTTCTTAACAATGATGGTAAGAACTCCGCCCCTCTCATCATCtctcctgtcaatcaaactgaaTAA
- the LOC132984691 gene encoding E3 ubiquitin-protein ligase TRIM21-like, translating into MSAASCLLTEDQFLCSICLEVFDDPVAIPCGHNFCKKCITEHWKANTPCQCPNCKKDFNTKPELHVNTFIAEMAAQFRRSAQQKESCSNPEQEVNEPRNVPCDVCTGPKLKALKSCLVCLASYCESHLEPHVTSSRLNRHQLVDPVENLEDRMCERHGKLLEMFCKNDQMCVCLLCAVLDHKTHNVVPLKEEYEEKKAELGKKEVEIEQMIQKRRQKIQEIKHSVELSDENAEREMAEGVQVLTALKESVERSQVEFIDTIKEKRRKTEKQAEGFIKELEQEISELEKRSADVEQLSRSEDHLELLQSFPSLNASQSTKDWTEVRVHPPSYEGTAVRAVSQLKETLSEQMKEMFEAELKRVQQYEVDVTLDPKTAGPHLILSDDGKQVKCGDKKKTIEDSPERFETCCVLAKQSFSTGRFYYEVQVEGKTAWDVGVARESINRKGQIILSPQNGYWTILLRNKDEYSAFANALVSLSLSSQPEKVGVFVDYEEGLVSFYDVDAAALIYSFTDCSFTEKLYPYFDPFLNNDGKNSAPLIISPVNQTE; encoded by the coding sequence ATGTCGGCTGCGAGCTGCCTGCTGACTGAAGATCAGTTCCTGTGCTCCATCTGTCTGGAAGTCTTTGACGATCCTGTCGCCATACCATGTGGACACAACTTCTGTAAAAAGTGCATCACCGAACACTGGAAAGCTAACACCCCGTGCCAGTGTCCCAACTGTAAGAAGGATTTCAACACAAAACCCGAGCTGCACGTCAACACTTTCATCGCTGAGATGGCCGCTCAGTTCAGACGGTCGGCTCAACAGAAAGAGAGCTGCAGCAACCCAGAACAAGAAGTCAACGAACCGAGAAACGTTCCCTGCGACGTCTGCACTGGACCTAAACTGAAGGCTCTGAAGTCCTGCCTGGTGTGTCTGGCCTCCTACTGCGAGTCTCACCTGGAGCCTCACGTGACATCCTCGCGTCTAAACAGACATCAGCTGGTCGACCCCGTGGAGAACCTGGAGGATCGGATGTGTGAGAGGCACGGCAAGCTGCTGGAGATGTTCTGTAAGAACGACCAGATGTGTGTCTGCCTGCTCTGCGCTGTGCTAGACCACAAGACGCACAATGTCGTTCCTCTGAAAGAAGAATACGAAGAAAAGAAGGCCGAGCTGGGGAAGAAAGAGGTGGAAATCGAGCAGATGATCCAGAAGAGACGACAGAAGATTCAGGAGATCAAACACTCAGTGGAGCTCAGTGATGagaatgcagagagagagatggcagAAGGTGTTCAGGTCTTAACCGCTCTGAAAGAATCTGTTGAGAGAAGCCAGGTGGAGTTCATCGACACGATCAAAGAGAAgcggaggaagacggagaaacAGGCTGAAGGCTTCATCAAGGAGCTGGAACAGGAGATCTCTGAGCTGGAGAAAAGGAGCGCTGATGTGGAGCAGCTCTCGCGATCTGAAGATCATCTAGAACTCCTCCAAAGCTTCCCGTCTCTGAACGCTAGTCAGTCTACCAAGGACTGGACTGAAGTCAGAGTCCATCCACCTTCATATGAGGGGACTGCAGTGAGAGCTGTGAGCCAGCTGAAGGAGACGCTCAGCGAGCAGATGAAGGAGATGTTTGAGGCCGAGCTGAAGAGGGTCCAGCAGTACGAGGTGGATGTGACACTTGATCCTAAAACAGCAGGTCCCCATCTAATCCTGTCTGATGATGGAAAACAAGTTAAATGTGGTGATAAAAAGAAGACCATTGAAGACTCTCCAGAGAGATTTGAAACTTGTTGTGTCTTAGCAAAGCAGAGTTTCTCTACAGGCAGATTTTACTACGAGGTTCAGGTTGAAGGGAAGACTGCCTGGGATGTGGGAGTGGCCAGAGAGTCGATCAACAGAAAGGGACAAATCATACTGAGTCCTCAGAATGGTTACTGGACGATATTGTTGAGGAATAAAGATGAGTACAGTGCTTTTGCTAACGCTTTAGTCAGTCTCTCTCTGAGTTCTCAGCCTGAGaaggtgggggtgtttgtgGACTATGAGGAGGGTCTGGTCTCTTTTTATGATGTTGATGCTGCAGCTCTGATCTACTccttcactgactgctccttcaCTGAGAAACTCTACCCATACTTTGATCCCTTTCTTAACAATGATGGTAAGAACTCCGCCCCTCTCATCATCtctcctgtcaatcaaactgaaTAA